A stretch of the Uranotaenia lowii strain MFRU-FL chromosome 3, ASM2978415v1, whole genome shotgun sequence genome encodes the following:
- the LOC129755968 gene encoding akirin, producing MACATLKRALDWESLNQRPSKRRRCHPFGSPSSSSSPSQSTAAASSSGASSSASAAMRVMEPKPSPFADTGCPKLTPEKMAQNITEEIKRLHRRKQLTFHSHHNMERMQDSESSGSEMGPDSPRRPDSPPSMVKHPEKALFTFKQVQMICERMLKEREDSLREQYDAVLTTKLAEQYDAFVKFTYDQIQRRYEAAPSYLS from the exons ATGGCTTGTGCAACATTGAAACGTGCACTGGACTGGGAGAGCCTGAACCAGAGGCCGTCCAAACGGCGAAGATGCCATCCGTTCGGGAgccccagcagcagcagcagtcctTCACAATCCACAGCCGCCGCCTCCAGTTCCGGTGCCTCATCCTCAGCGTCGGCTGCTATGCGTGTTATGGAACCGAAGCCTTCGCCATTCGCCGACACCGGCTGCCCAAAGTTGACCCCAG AGAAAATGGCCCAGAATATAACCGAAGAAATCAAAAGACTACACCGTCGGAAGCAGCTCACATTCCACTCGCATCACAACATGGAACGTATGCAGGACTCTGAATCGAGCGGATCCGAGATGGGCCCGGATAGCCCACGCCGGCCGGACAGTCCACCAAGCATGGTCAAGCACCCGGAAAAGGCTTTGTTTACTTTCAAACAA GTGCAAATGATCTGTGAGCGAATGCTCAAGGAGAGAGAAGATTCGCTACGGGAACAGTACGATGCAGTGCTGACAACTAAACTCGCCGAACAGTACGATGCATTTGTTAAATTTACATACGACCAAATACAGAGACGTTATGAAGCGGCGCCAAGTT ACCTCTCCTAA
- the LOC129755817 gene encoding ribosome biogenesis regulatory protein homolog, which translates to MDIVKEVLDKQRKDLEKYKPITVEKHLEVATDLGHLMVTDPNYFDDEKFKADHEQYLLDLTRDNTQLLINSIWELPTDRQDEYIVAKLPVPRTVLPRARKLPVPKPLTKWEQIAKAKGIKKRTRDKKVYDEVLDKWVPTYGYQRYKAEKEKDWVLEVPQNADPNKDMFQEKRDLRIERIAKNEISRMKNIARTKKIQTLRTGFLGPESASAKELVTAANIAKASTASVGVFQEKLSNEKVARGIGVRELIPGSKRKRTPLTLPGEKKRNLDIVSKVLNKKPKIDVEKAISLQKAEARAEREAASAEGAPKKKQGKKGAKGSFGRKKPKGGQGKRNHSKRAVGRKRR; encoded by the exons ATGGATATCGTAAAAGAAGTATTGGACAAGCAGCGAAaagatttggaaaaatataaacctATCACGGTTGAAAAACACCTGGAAGTTGCAACTGATTTGGGACATCTAATGGTAACCGACCCAAACTATTTCGACGACGAAAAGTTCAA AGCCGACCATGAACAATATTTACTGGATTTAACGCGGGACAATACCCAGTTGCTTATTAACAGCATCTGGGAACTGCCAACGGATCGTCAGGACGAATACATAGTAGCCAAACTGCCAGTACCGCGGACCGTTCTACCCAGAGCACGAAAGTTACCGGTACCTAAACCGCTGACCAAATGGGAACAAATAGCCAAGGCTAAGGGAATCAAAAAACGTACTCGGGACAAGAAGGTGTACGATGAGGTGCTGGACAAATGGGTACCAACGTACGGCTACCAGCGATACAAGGCGGAGAAAGAGAAAGACTGGGTTCTGGAGGTACCCCAGAACGCCGATCCCAACAAGGACATGTTCCAAGAGAAGCGCGATTTACGTATTGAACGAATTGCCAAGAATGAAATTTCTCGCATGAAGAACATTGCCCGAACCAAGAAAATACAAACACTGCGAAcagggtttttggggccagaATCTGCATCGGCTAAAGAG TTGGTCACGGCCGCTAATATTGCTAAGGCGTCGACGGCTTCAGTCGGTGTCTTCCAAGAGAAACTTTCAAACGAGAAGGTGGCCCGTGGTATTGGAGTACGTGAGCTGATTCCGGGTAGCAAACGCAAACGGACACCGCTAACACTGCCGGGTGAAAAGAAACGTAATCTGGACATTGTCAGTAAAGTGCTGAACAAAAAACCTAAAATCGATGTTGAGAAAgccatttctctacaaaaagcGGAAGCAAGAGCAGA ACGAGAAGCTGCATCGGCTGAAGGTGCACCGAAAAAGAAGCAAGGTAAAAAGGGTGCGAAGGGTAGCTTTGGCAGGAAGAAACCGAAAGGTGGTCAAGGCAAACGGAACCACAGCAAACGAGCAGTCGGTCGAAAGAGGCGTTAG